The following nucleotide sequence is from cyanobacterium endosymbiont of Braarudosphaera bigelowii.
CATATCGAAGAAACGAAAACGTTGCAACATTGCTTCTTCTTGTGTGTTGGTTAAACTGCAATGCATAAGACTAGTAAATTCAGAAAAAGTCAGATCTTCACTACCACGACGACCAGTCATCATGTCCATGACTTCTTGAAGTCTTTCAGAAGAATAAGAACGACCTACTGCTCTTAATAAGGCATGTAATTCAGCCATTGATAGGGTGTTATTCCCATCTTTGTCAAATTTTTTGAATGCTTGTTGATAGAATACCATTTGTGTTTCATCAATTGGACCAACATTACAGGCTACTCCCTCTTTCCCTTGTGCAATAGCATCTATATGCTCAATTGCGCTAAGAGTATATGCCATAGTTTTCCATAAATGATGAGGATTTGAATTAGTTAAAATATCTTGTTCTTCCTCAGGTGTGATGGAATATTCTTCCCGTATGTCTTCAACCATTTTCAACTCTTTGGCTGACAGTTTCGAAAGAACATCATTAAATGATTCAAATCCCTTTTTACCAATCATGATGTCATAAAGACTTAAAATAATTGCCTGATGAGGATGATCTTTAGAAGCTTCAACAATAGTGTCGAAAAGTGATTGACGATAACTTTCTTGTCTCAACCAATCTTCACGATTTTTATCATCTCGTACTTCATGAATACTAGGATTCTCAACTTCAATTTCTGTTAACACTAAATCATGTTCCTTATCAGAAATATTAAGCTCTAGTCGAACCTGTTCAAACATTCCAAGGCTTGTTGCAGCATTAACATAACCTTCAGCTAATGTTTCTCTAACGATTCCTTTATAGGCTTGTAATCTCTTTTCTTTATCAAATCCAGGAAGTATTTTAGCAAGAACATACACCTCATCAGCATGAAGATCGTCTAGTGATCTTCCTTCTAAGAATTGAGAAACATCAAGTTTTAATCTTCCTAATTGTTTACGAAGACGACCAGCTAAGCTTTCTCTTTGATATAGGTATGGGTTTCTAGGCCAGGTTCTGTATAGCCATAAAGAACTAACAATTGCCATTACTACAGGAAAAAGATATTCTAGTGATGCAGGCAATAGTCGAACTGCAGTACGACCACCAAAAACAAAGAAGAAGTTGTAAATTATAAATGTTCCTAATGCAAACATTCTGTGACGAACAATTTCATTATTGACCAACTTATGATGACGGAATAGATATGCTTTATAACGCTTCTCAATAAAACGTCCTAATAAATAAGCTACTAAGCCAAATGCTGCAATAACTAGAGGGGCAGCAACTAATTTAGGGATGGGAATAGGAGTATTGAAAATATATAAACCAGGTCTAAATAAATCAGCTACCTGATCTTCATGAGTGTAAACACCAGCGAAATAATATTCCCAGTTACCTGCAAAAAGATAAAAATAAACAAAGAAACCGACAGTTAAACCAAAATACCCATAATGGAGCCATTGTTGTTCAGGTTTTGTTATATTTTCCCAATATGTACGTTCTGCATCAATATCTATACAAGGAGTTTTACAAGCTACACAAGAACTAGTTTCTATACCCTCTGAATTAGTAGTACGACACATAGATTGTGTAACTAATTTTCGTTCTCCTTCGCCTTGATGAGCAGTACTATTAAGAAGTCCTCTAGGTTCTGCAAAAATTTTCTGTACAGGAGACATAGGACAAAAATACTGACACCAAGATTTTCCTCCAAATAAGAATCCTACTGATATTGCAGATAAAATAGTTGCTACTAGGAAAAGTCCTAAGAGAAGACGATCTGAATTAACAAATAAAATACGGAGAGTAATTCCTATATAAAATAATACTAATTGCAGATATAAGTGATTACGACCTAACCAAGAGTTTTTATCAACTCTAGCTACTTCAACACGAGTCTTTCCTGTTATAACATCTACTCTTCTACGATGTCTTTGCCATCCTAAAGCACGAGGAATTTGAGATAGAAAAGACAAGGGGCAAATTCTTCTCCACAATTCATGACCACCTACCAATAAGGCCACTATACCTGTTGGAACAATCCAGCCCCAAAACAGGGCAGCTCCCATTGCATAAGGTTCTTCTTCTATGCAGTTTCCTTGAAGTTTTACACATACTGTATAGTCAAGAGCAAAAGGACTCCATGTATTTTCTGGCTGTGTAAACCAAGGGGAAACTGGGTCCCAAAATAAGGAAAGAATGAGAACTAGCCAGCCAATAGCTAATACCCATCGCACATAGTGCATTTGTCGTTCAGGAATTCTCGCAAACATAAGCTGTGTTTTCCAACTCTATAGAGATAAAAAAGATTTCTCCAGGCTGATTTCACACTGGATAGTAAATAGACTACACATTTTTATTATCCCTGATTTTACCCAGTTTTGGTAGAACTTCTTTATCTAGTAGAATAGATTGCTCATATACTAAAATCATATTGAGAAGCTACTTTAAATAAAAATTCTACAAATAGGTGCGATTAGTATAAGTACAGTCAACATTAATTCATCTAAAGTATAAAATCTATAGGTATCCTTATAAAAAAGGATACCTACAGGTGATGTTCAGGAATGTCAAGCACAAATTGTTAGAATTAGGTTAAATGCTAAGTATCTGCAAATTTTCCTTTAAATTATTTGATCTACAATTACATATTGAGATAAAAAATTAATCTTTTTAAACAAAAATATTGAAAATTTGCTCAAAAGTAGTTGGAAGACGGGTGTGACAGGACTCGAACCTGTAGCCGACAGCTTAGAAGGCTGTTGCTCTATCCATTGAGCTACACACCCATAGAAGACATTGTAACGTTTTTTTAGATAAAGTACATCCTAAAATTCAAATTCATTTAATCTTTTACGTAACATTTGTGGAAATCTAGCATAATACTGCTTATTAAGTGGTGAAGGATGAGGTAAAGGTAATAAATGAACTTTCCTTTCATAATGTTTCCCGTGAAAATCTGTAGCTTTCAAAATTACAGTGAATTTAAGTTCATATCGGTCAGGACGCTTCCAAAACTCTTCAATTTTTCCAGCTTCGCAATAAGGAGAAAACCACTTAAAAGCTTCTGTCCCCAAAGTAATAATTTGATTCCCTTGCCAATAAACCACTAACAACTGTTCAATAAATGGCCTAAATCTCTCTTTGACTTTATGTGAATATGCTTTATTTCCTGGAGGCTTATAAGGAACTGTGTTGGTTAAAAGAGCACGTCGACAAATTGATTGAACATCATCTTTTGTGATAATTTCTCGAGAGTATAGTGTTCGATAAAACTCTTTACGAACTAACATACCTGAAGCGCCTATTAAAGGTTGTCCTTGGATAACTTCATCTCTACCCAAATCCCGGCCAAAAAAACAAATTTGAGTATTGAATTTTCCAGACGAAAGTATAGCTTCTGTAGGAATTTTCCCTGCAGATTTATATACAGAAATATCAATGGGAAATTCTTGTCTTTCTGCTTCTTCACAAATTCTTCTTAAAAGAATTTCATAATCATTCATTTGATAAAAATCATGAAATGTTTCTATTGTTTACAACCTAATTGCGTAATAAAAAATTCATATTCTTTTTTACATACAACAATTAATTTAATTGAAATAGTATTCATTAAGCTTACTACTTATAATTATAAGTTAACATACAATAATAAAAATAATAAATAAAATCATTATTTGATTTATTATTAAGAGTATAAATAAAATGATAATTATTATATGAATGGTAAAATAAAATTTATCTCTAAAATTACAATCTTTTCTTTTTTACTGTCTCTTGCTATAAAGCATCTAGCTCCTCTATACCCTGTTGAACCTAGTCAAACCAACATTTTGATAGGTATCATAGTACTTCCCTTAATGGTTTTCCTTCTACTAGCATGGAAATATTGTGTTCAAACATACAAATTTTAAATTACATAATTTTTTATTTCTATCTTAAACATCAAAATTGTAATTAATAATGAATTTTGCTTATTGGACTGGTTTTGTTGTTTTATCATTTTCTTTTTATATTATATGGAAAGTTAGACAATTATTGATCTTATTATTTACAGCAGTTGTTATTTCTAACTTTCTAAATCACGGAGTTCAAACTTTGCAAAGGTTTGGTATCAAACGTTTTTATTCAGTTCTGTTATTAATTACGTTTTCACTAATAATATTATTAAAATTTTTTCTATATATTTTTTATCCATCTTCTGAACAATTTCCGGAACTTTTTCTGTTGGTTTCTCAAGGGATTGATAGATTAACTTCTCCTATCCATGAGTTCACGATGCAGCTTGATCCAGACCTGACTAAGACATTTCCAAGTCTTGATAGAATTATCGAGCAACTGCATCCATTATTCCAAAGAATCGCTGGACAGGGGCTGTCTGTATTCTATACAACTTTGGGAATTCCTTTAACTTTTTTATTGTTATTAATATTAAGTTTAATGTTGCTAGTTAATCCAACTGCATATCGACAAGGTTTTATTAGATTG
It contains:
- a CDS encoding EF-hand domain-containing protein, coding for MFARIPERQMHYVRWVLAIGWLVLILSLFWDPVSPWFTQPENTWSPFALDYTVCVKLQGNCIEEEPYAMGAALFWGWIVPTGIVALLVGGHELWRRICPLSFLSQIPRALGWQRHRRRVDVITGKTRVEVARVDKNSWLGRNHLYLQLVLFYIGITLRILFVNSDRLLLGLFLVATILSAISVGFLFGGKSWCQYFCPMSPVQKIFAEPRGLLNSTAHQGEGERKLVTQSMCRTTNSEGIETSSCVACKTPCIDIDAERTYWENITKPEQQWLHYGYFGLTVGFFVYFYLFAGNWEYYFAGVYTHEDQVADLFRPGLYIFNTPIPIPKLVAAPLVIAAFGLVAYLLGRFIEKRYKAYLFRHHKLVNNEIVRHRMFALGTFIIYNFFFVFGGRTAVRLLPASLEYLFPVVMAIVSSLWLYRTWPRNPYLYQRESLAGRLRKQLGRLKLDVSQFLEGRSLDDLHADEVYVLAKILPGFDKEKRLQAYKGIVRETLAEGYVNAATSLGMFEQVRLELNISDKEHDLVLTEIEVENPSIHEVRDDKNREDWLRQESYRQSLFDTIVEASKDHPHQAIILSLYDIMIGKKGFESFNDVLSKLSAKELKMVEDIREEYSITPEEEQDILTNSNPHHLWKTMAYTLSAIEHIDAIAQGKEGVACNVGPIDETQMVFYQQAFKKFDKDGNNTLSMAELHALLRAVGRSYSSERLQEVMDMMTGRRGSEDLTFSEFTSLMHCSLTNTQEEAMLQRFRFFDMDGSGNISLEELRLCLRDVDTGLSDSQIEQMLKIADTSGDHELSYDEFCKIFGQFKTTVNL
- a CDS encoding uracil-DNA glycosylase family protein, whose product is MNDYEILLRRICEEAERQEFPIDISVYKSAGKIPTEAILSSGKFNTQICFFGRDLGRDEVIQGQPLIGASGMLVRKEFYRTLYSREIITKDDVQSICRRALLTNTVPYKPPGNKAYSHKVKERFRPFIEQLLVVYWQGNQIITLGTEAFKWFSPYCEAGKIEEFWKRPDRYELKFTVILKATDFHGKHYERKVHLLPLPHPSPLNKQYYARFPQMLRKRLNEFEF
- a CDS encoding AI-2E family transporter encodes the protein MNFAYWTGFVVLSFSFYIIWKVRQLLILLFTAVVISNFLNHGVQTLQRFGIKRFYSVLLLITFSLIILLKFFLYIFYPSSEQFPELFLLVSQGIDRLTSPIHEFTMQLDPDLTKTFPSLDRIIEQLHPLFQRIAGQGLSVFYTTLGIPLTFLLLLILSLMLLVNPTAYRQGFIRLFPFFYRSRIDSALRKCDLFLKGELLALLFRMIIIFVLAFTGLSILKIPLSFTQALLIMILNLFPNIGPILSFIPPMAIASLETPLKSLIVLVIFILFYLTIRQIENRIITPLIIKSRISLPPGFILLSQVFFATFFGILGFLLATPLTIIISVLVKEIIVGDILDKWNSSYFLK